The genomic segment ATACTGATTGTTGACGACGAGGAGGTCCTGCGTTCCCTGCTGGAGAAAATTCTGTCCCGTGAGGGATACCAGATAAAATGCGCCGAGGATGGCGTGACCGCACTCGAGATACTGCGCGAAGAGCCGTACGATATTGTGATTTCAGACATGCAAATGCCTCGTATGGACGGATTTGAACTTCTAAGGACAATTAAGAGCGAATTCCCCAATATCGGTATCATAATCATGACCGGCTTTGGCGACAGCTATACCGTTAAGGACGCTCTATTGCTGGGTGCTGATGAGTATATTACTAAGCCATTCCGGAGCTACGAGATATCCCTGATTGTAGAAAGAGCATACTGGCGCATGTTATCCAATAAAGACCAATCCACTACCGAAGTGAGTTAACTTATGTCACTCTCCACTAGTACATCGACGCAAACCGCAAAGTCATCTCTCGTTCGAATTGTCATTGCCAAGGACAGCATGACGGCCATGATGGCTATATCCAAACCT from the Candidatus Zixiibacteriota bacterium genome contains:
- a CDS encoding response regulator; translation: MKNTISILIVDDEEVLRSLLEKILSREGYQIKCAEDGVTALEILREEPYDIVISDMQMPRMDGFELLRTIKSEFPNIGIIIMTGFGDSYTVKDALLLGADEYITKPFRSYEISLIVERAYWRMLSNKDQSTTEVS